From one Azospirillum ramasamyi genomic stretch:
- a CDS encoding CRISPR-associated helicase/endonuclease Cas3, producing MFSLTVPTGGGKTLSSLAFALDHAVRHGLRRVIYVIPFTSVVEQTAAVFRDALGSDDAVLEHHSGFDFGPADGSAPDDEGKDGARKLRLAAENWDRPVVVTTAVQFFESLFSNRPSACRKLHAIAGSVVILDEAQTLPLKVLRPCLEALRELARGYRSSVVLCTATQPAVTTDAGFRGGLDRVRELAPDPPDLYRRLKRVTVSTIAEPVSDEALAERLLNEPQALCIVNSRRHARDLHRRIAVAEGARHLSTCLCAKHRRAELAAIRQDIKDGKTVRLVSTSLVEAGVDFSFPVVYRAMAGLDSIAQAAGRCNRNGELPELGRVFVFDSPEDEGHRPPVELALFAQTAASVLRAHDDPLALDTLRAYFRQVYWLRGDEDLDAAPVGEGPDAIRGILNALRLHRRKHDFPFADIAKAFRIIESPLVPVIVPYRPAGEPDAVPRLLDALRHAPADKTGGIARALQPYLVQVPRSARAGLLKAGAAECIRSGEFGDQFVALVNGDLYHPDVGLDWEDPTFRRFETSIF from the coding sequence TTGTTCTCGCTGACGGTACCGACCGGCGGCGGCAAGACCCTGTCGTCGCTGGCCTTCGCCTTGGACCATGCGGTTCGGCATGGGCTGCGGCGGGTCATCTATGTGATCCCCTTCACCTCCGTGGTCGAGCAGACGGCAGCGGTCTTCCGCGACGCGCTGGGCAGCGACGACGCCGTGCTCGAACATCACAGCGGTTTCGATTTCGGACCGGCGGACGGCAGCGCGCCCGACGATGAAGGCAAGGACGGTGCCCGCAAGCTGAGACTCGCCGCTGAAAATTGGGACCGGCCGGTGGTCGTCACCACCGCGGTGCAGTTCTTCGAAAGCCTGTTCTCTAACCGCCCGTCGGCTTGCCGGAAGCTGCATGCCATCGCCGGGTCGGTGGTGATCCTGGACGAGGCGCAGACCTTGCCGCTGAAGGTGCTGCGGCCATGTCTGGAGGCGTTGCGCGAGCTGGCGCGCGGCTATCGCAGTTCCGTGGTTCTGTGTACGGCGACCCAGCCGGCGGTGACGACGGATGCCGGCTTCAGGGGCGGGCTGGACAGGGTGCGGGAACTGGCGCCCGACCCGCCGGACTTGTACCGCCGGCTGAAACGGGTGACGGTCAGCACCATCGCCGAACCGGTGTCCGACGAGGCGCTTGCCGAACGGCTGCTGAACGAACCCCAAGCATTGTGCATCGTCAACAGCCGTCGGCATGCCCGCGATCTGCACCGGCGGATCGCAGTGGCCGAGGGAGCACGACATCTGTCCACCTGCCTGTGCGCCAAGCACCGCCGGGCGGAATTGGCGGCCATCCGCCAGGACATCAAGGATGGCAAGACCGTCCGGCTGGTTTCGACCTCCCTGGTCGAGGCTGGGGTGGATTTCAGCTTTCCCGTCGTCTACCGGGCGATGGCCGGCCTCGACTCCATCGCCCAAGCGGCGGGCCGCTGCAACCGGAACGGCGAGTTGCCCGAGCTGGGGCGCGTCTTCGTCTTCGACAGCCCAGAGGATGAAGGCCACCGGCCGCCGGTGGAGTTGGCGCTGTTTGCTCAGACAGCCGCCAGCGTTCTCCGCGCCCATGACGACCCGCTGGCTCTCGACACGTTGCGCGCCTATTTCCGGCAGGTCTACTGGCTGCGTGGCGACGAGGATCTGGACGCTGCCCCGGTGGGGGAGGGGCCGGACGCCATCCGCGGCATCCTGAACGCCTTACGCCTTCATCGGCGTAAGCACGACTTCCCCTTCGCCGACATTGCGAAGGCGTTCCGGATCATCGAGTCGCCGCTGGTGCCGGTGATCGTACCCTATCGTCCTGCCGGTGAGCCGGACGCCGTCCCGCGCCTGCTAGACGCCCTGCGCCACGCTCCGGCGGACAAGACCGGGGGGATTGCCCGCGCCCTGCAGCCCTATCTGGTCCAGGTTCCCCGTTCGGCCCGTGCCGGCTTGCTGAAGGCCGGGGCGGCGGAGTGCATCCGGAGCGGCGAGTTCGGCGACCAATTCGTCGCGCTGGTCAACGGCGACCTCTACCACCCCGACGTCGGGCTGGATTGGGAGGATCCTACCTTCCGGCGGTTCGAAACCAGCATTTTTTGA
- the cas5c gene encoding type I-C CRISPR-associated protein Cas5c, whose product MAYGVKLHVWGDRACFTRPEMKVERVSYDVMTPSAARGILEAIHWKPAIRWAIDAIEVLKPIRFQSIRRNEVGSRVPTAAVRKAMKAGAVEDLRMVAEENRQQRAATLLVDVAYVIHAHFELTERAGPGDSEAKHLSMFNRRAASGQCFQQPCLGVREFPANFALLEDGAAPVSELPLDQRDRDLGWMLLDIDHANDMTSLFFRAALRDGVMAVPPLNSVEVRS is encoded by the coding sequence ATGGCCTACGGCGTGAAACTTCACGTGTGGGGCGACCGCGCTTGCTTCACCCGGCCGGAAATGAAGGTCGAGCGGGTGTCCTACGACGTCATGACACCCTCGGCCGCGCGCGGCATCCTGGAGGCGATCCATTGGAAGCCGGCGATCCGCTGGGCAATCGACGCCATCGAGGTGCTGAAGCCGATCCGCTTCCAGTCGATCCGCCGCAACGAGGTGGGATCGCGCGTGCCGACCGCGGCGGTGCGCAAGGCGATGAAGGCCGGTGCGGTAGAGGACCTACGCATGGTGGCGGAGGAGAACCGGCAGCAGCGCGCCGCGACCCTGCTGGTCGACGTTGCCTATGTCATCCACGCCCATTTCGAACTGACGGAGCGCGCCGGACCGGGCGACAGCGAGGCCAAGCATCTGTCGATGTTCAACCGCCGTGCGGCCAGCGGACAGTGCTTCCAGCAGCCCTGCCTGGGCGTGCGGGAGTTCCCGGCGAATTTCGCCCTGCTGGAGGATGGCGCCGCACCGGTGTCGGAACTGCCACTGGACCAGCGTGACCGCGACCTCGGCTGGATGCTGCTCGACATTGACCATGCCAACGACATGACCTCGCTGTTCTTCCGCGCGGCGCTGCGCGACGGAGTGATGGCAGTGCCGCCGCTGAACTCGGTGGAGGTGCGGTCATGA
- the cas8c gene encoding type I-C CRISPR-associated protein Cas8c/Csd1, translating into MTVLAALNGYYDRLADRGEVPPFGYSTERIAHIIVLSPEGETVEILPWQSLSGKKAEPRPTAVPQSFKRPGTTPRSFFLWDNGKFVLGLGVDKVTRQRVAHPANHAAFQELHRRLLAGTEDAGLAALLRFLDGWSADRFDACGFTDAMLDQNFMFMLDGDRNDRGEPRFLHDRPAARRIWERAVAEGAGGEGICLVTGTRQPIARLHPAIKGVMDAQSSGASIVSFNNDAFTSYGKEQGLNAPVSEAAAFGYGAALNALLARGSGNRLVIGDATTVFWADASGGEESAQRAEVLFHDLLSPPPAEDADEAQAIRNALLPVSQGRPVREIAPELDERTRFYVLGLSPNIARLSVRFWLEDSFAAIAERVGRHWEDLRIDPAPWRTAPAVWMLLRETAPLGKTENIAPQLAGEVMRAILTGGRYPRSLLAAVITRMRAGDPVNGVKAAICRACLNRDSRLGTKKTEEIPVSLNRDEANPAYRLGRLFAVLEGAQRAALGDVNASIRDRYFGAASATPASVFPMLLRNSNHHLAVLRKGDKPRLGGWFEGEIGQILGGLDSGFPRSLRIEDQGRFAIGYYHQRYSGKAAASTDRPGATEQTVSED; encoded by the coding sequence ATGACCGTCCTTGCCGCGCTCAACGGCTACTATGACCGGCTGGCCGATCGTGGCGAGGTGCCGCCCTTCGGCTATTCGACGGAGCGGATCGCCCACATCATCGTCCTGTCGCCCGAAGGCGAGACGGTGGAAATTCTGCCCTGGCAGAGCCTGTCGGGGAAAAAGGCGGAACCACGCCCGACGGCGGTGCCGCAATCCTTCAAGCGTCCGGGAACCACACCGCGCTCTTTCTTCCTGTGGGACAACGGCAAGTTCGTGCTTGGCCTTGGGGTGGACAAGGTGACGCGGCAGCGGGTTGCCCATCCGGCCAACCATGCAGCCTTCCAGGAGTTGCACCGTCGGCTGCTGGCCGGAACCGAGGATGCCGGGCTGGCCGCCCTGTTGCGCTTCCTCGATGGCTGGTCGGCCGACCGTTTCGACGCCTGCGGTTTCACCGACGCCATGCTCGACCAGAACTTCATGTTCATGCTCGACGGCGACCGGAATGATCGGGGGGAGCCGCGCTTCCTGCACGACCGTCCCGCCGCCCGGCGCATCTGGGAGCGCGCGGTGGCCGAGGGTGCCGGGGGTGAAGGAATCTGCTTGGTAACGGGAACGCGCCAGCCGATCGCCCGCCTGCACCCGGCGATCAAGGGGGTGATGGACGCGCAGAGTTCCGGCGCCTCCATCGTCTCCTTCAACAACGACGCCTTCACCTCCTACGGCAAGGAGCAGGGGCTGAACGCGCCGGTGTCGGAGGCGGCGGCCTTCGGGTATGGCGCCGCCTTGAATGCGCTGCTGGCGCGGGGCAGTGGAAACCGGTTGGTGATCGGCGACGCGACCACCGTGTTCTGGGCCGATGCTTCCGGTGGCGAGGAGTCTGCCCAGAGGGCGGAGGTGCTGTTCCACGACCTGCTCAGTCCACCGCCGGCCGAAGATGCCGACGAGGCGCAGGCGATTCGCAACGCCCTGCTACCGGTCAGCCAGGGGCGGCCGGTGCGGGAGATTGCGCCGGAACTGGACGAGCGGACGCGCTTCTATGTGCTCGGCCTGTCGCCGAACATTGCCCGGCTGTCGGTGCGTTTCTGGCTGGAGGACAGCTTCGCGGCCATCGCCGAACGCGTCGGGCGCCATTGGGAGGATCTGCGGATCGATCCCGCGCCCTGGCGCACCGCGCCGGCGGTCTGGATGCTGCTGCGCGAGACCGCCCCGCTGGGCAAGACCGAGAACATCGCGCCGCAACTGGCCGGGGAGGTGATGCGCGCCATCCTGACCGGCGGCCGCTATCCCCGCAGCCTGCTGGCGGCGGTCATCACCCGTATGCGGGCCGGCGACCCGGTGAACGGCGTGAAGGCTGCGATCTGCCGGGCCTGCCTGAACCGCGACTCCCGCCTGGGAACGAAGAAGACGGAGGAGATACCCGTGAGCCTGAACCGAGACGAGGCGAACCCGGCCTACCGGCTGGGCCGCCTGTTCGCCGTGCTGGAGGGTGCCCAGCGGGCGGCCCTGGGGGACGTGAACGCCAGCATCCGCGACCGCTATTTTGGTGCCGCATCGGCCACCCCGGCGAGCGTCTTCCCGATGCTGCTGCGCAACAGCAACCACCATCTGGCGGTGCTGCGCAAGGGCGACAAGCCCCGTCTCGGTGGCTGGTTCGAGGGGGAAATCGGCCAGATCCTCGGCGGGCTGGACAGCGGCTTCCCGCGCTCGCTGCGCATCGAGGATCAGGGGCGCTTCGCCATCGGCTACTACCACCAGCGCTATTCCGGCAAGGCCGCCGCTTCCACCGACCGGCCCGGCGCCACTGAACAGACCGTTTCCGAGGATTGA
- the cas7c gene encoding type I-C CRISPR-associated protein Cas7/Csd2: MSAIQNRYEFVYLFDVTNGNPNGDPDAGNLPRLDPETNKGLVTDVCLKRKIRNFAALSRDGEPRYGIYVQEGAILNEKHRAAYRAVRPDDKDVESAKKLSPKEAEEKAVRQFMCDNFFDVRSFGAVMSTSINCGQVRGPVQLSFAHSVEPILPLEISITRMAATSEKEAKERKDGDPADDGRRDNRTMGRKHVVPYGLYRCHGYISAKLAEGTGFDEDDLDLLWTALEGMFDHDRSAARGEMAGRKLVLFRHDSALGNAPAHRLFDLVTVKRHFQGEDYELDGPGTGNLPPARRFADYRIALDAARVPAGVTMIEKF, translated from the coding sequence ATGTCCGCGATCCAGAACCGCTATGAGTTCGTCTATCTGTTCGACGTCACCAACGGAAACCCGAACGGCGATCCCGACGCCGGCAACCTGCCGCGGCTCGATCCGGAAACCAACAAGGGTCTGGTGACAGACGTCTGCCTGAAGCGGAAGATCCGCAACTTCGCCGCACTCAGCCGTGACGGCGAGCCGCGCTACGGCATCTATGTCCAGGAAGGGGCCATCCTGAACGAGAAGCACCGCGCCGCCTACCGCGCCGTCCGTCCGGACGACAAGGACGTCGAGAGCGCAAAGAAGCTGTCGCCTAAGGAAGCGGAGGAAAAGGCCGTCCGGCAGTTCATGTGCGACAACTTCTTCGACGTCCGCAGCTTTGGCGCTGTGATGAGCACCAGCATCAACTGTGGGCAGGTGCGTGGGCCAGTCCAGCTGTCCTTCGCCCATTCGGTGGAGCCGATCCTGCCGCTGGAGATTTCGATCACCCGCATGGCCGCCACCTCGGAGAAGGAGGCGAAGGAGCGCAAGGACGGCGACCCGGCGGATGATGGGCGCCGCGACAACCGTACCATGGGGCGCAAGCATGTCGTCCCCTACGGCCTGTATCGCTGTCATGGCTACATCTCCGCCAAGCTGGCGGAGGGGACCGGTTTCGACGAGGACGACCTGGACCTGCTGTGGACCGCGCTGGAGGGGATGTTCGACCATGACCGCTCGGCCGCCCGCGGCGAAATGGCCGGCCGCAAGCTGGTCCTGTTCCGCCATGACAGCGCGCTCGGCAACGCTCCGGCCCACCGCCTATTCGACCTCGTCACGGTGAAGCGGCACTTCCAGGGCGAGGATTACGAGCTGGACGGCCCCGGCACCGGCAACCTGCCGCCGGCCCGCCGCTTTGCCGATTACCGGATTGCCCTGGATGCGGCCCGCGTGCCCGCCGGGGTAACGATGATCGAGAAGTTCTGA
- the cas4 gene encoding CRISPR-associated protein Cas4, protein MDDDDLLPLSALQHQLFCSRQCALIHVERQWQENTFTVEGRLLHDAVDAGGRDRRGTVRTVRSMPLRSQRLGLAGVADLVELHGPEQRPYPVEYKRGRPKAHRADEVQLCAQAICLEEMFHTDIAEGALFYGENRRRVVVRLDDELRELTERTAAAVRSMIESGRTPPPVYEAAKCRNCSMIELCRPRRLGRPPPVADWLVRHLEDGEDAMPPDDRGDTDRGDS, encoded by the coding sequence ATGGACGACGATGATCTTCTTCCCCTGTCGGCCTTGCAGCACCAGCTGTTTTGTTCCCGCCAATGCGCCCTGATCCATGTCGAGCGGCAGTGGCAGGAGAACACCTTCACCGTCGAAGGCCGGCTGCTGCATGACGCTGTGGATGCGGGCGGCCGGGACAGGCGCGGCACCGTCCGCACGGTGCGGTCGATGCCGTTGCGCTCGCAGAGGCTTGGCCTTGCCGGGGTTGCCGATCTGGTCGAGCTGCATGGTCCCGAGCAGCGACCCTACCCGGTCGAATACAAGCGCGGCCGGCCCAAGGCCCACCGGGCGGACGAGGTCCAGCTCTGCGCCCAGGCCATCTGTCTGGAGGAGATGTTCCACACGGACATCGCCGAGGGGGCGCTCTTCTATGGGGAGAACCGGCGGCGTGTCGTTGTCCGGCTCGACGATGAGTTGCGGGAGCTGACCGAACGGACGGCGGCCGCCGTTCGCTCCATGATCGAGTCGGGCCGCACCCCGCCGCCGGTGTACGAGGCGGCCAAATGCCGGAACTGCTCGATGATCGAGCTTTGCCGGCCGCGCCGGCTGGGCCGTCCGCCGCCGGTTGCCGACTGGCTTGTCCGGCACTTGGAAGATGGCGAGGACGCGATGCCGCCCGATGACCGTGGAGACACTGACCGGGGAGACTCCTGA
- the cas1c gene encoding type I-C CRISPR-associated endonuclease Cas1c, whose translation MRQHLNTMFVTTEGAWLAKDGANIVVEVERREIGRVPMHMMGGIVCFGRVGMSPPLMGACAEAGVTVSFLTEHGKFLARVEGPCSGNVLLRRRQYRVADDPDAGLVIVRAIVTAKTANQRAVLRRALRDHGSSMAETGRAGLDDAQRRLGDVARRVIEAGSIDVARGHEGDAANAYFGAFDHLIRRDDDVFRFRGRSRRPPLDACNALLSFLYAMVGHDCRSALESVGLDPQVGFLHRDRPGRAGLALDLMEEFRPVLADRVVLTLINRQQIGPKDFTYMEGGAVLLRDDSRKAVLAAYQERKKDEITHPFLNEKVSLGLVPHIQAQLLARHLRGDLDGYPPFLWK comes from the coding sequence ATGCGCCAGCATTTGAATACGATGTTCGTCACGACCGAAGGCGCATGGCTGGCCAAGGACGGCGCCAACATCGTGGTGGAGGTGGAGCGGCGGGAAATCGGCCGCGTGCCCATGCACATGATGGGCGGCATCGTCTGCTTCGGCCGGGTCGGCATGTCGCCGCCGCTGATGGGGGCCTGTGCCGAAGCTGGAGTGACGGTCTCCTTCCTGACCGAACACGGCAAGTTCCTGGCGCGGGTGGAGGGGCCATGCAGTGGAAATGTGCTGCTGCGCCGGCGCCAGTATCGGGTGGCCGACGATCCGGACGCCGGGCTCGTCATCGTCCGCGCCATCGTGACGGCGAAGACGGCAAACCAACGTGCGGTGCTGCGCCGCGCGCTACGGGACCATGGGTCTTCGATGGCGGAGACCGGTCGGGCTGGACTGGACGATGCTCAGCGCCGCTTGGGAGACGTGGCACGCCGGGTGATAGAGGCGGGGAGCATCGACGTCGCGCGCGGCCATGAGGGAGATGCCGCCAATGCCTATTTCGGTGCGTTCGACCACCTGATCCGTCGTGACGATGATGTCTTCCGCTTCCGCGGTCGCAGCCGCCGTCCGCCGCTGGACGCCTGCAATGCCCTGCTATCCTTTTTATACGCCATGGTCGGGCACGATTGCCGCTCGGCGCTGGAATCCGTTGGTCTGGACCCGCAGGTCGGCTTCCTGCATCGCGACCGTCCCGGCCGTGCCGGCCTCGCCCTCGACCTGATGGAGGAGTTCCGCCCTGTGCTGGCCGACCGGGTCGTTCTGACTCTGATCAACCGGCAGCAGATCGGGCCGAAGGATTTTACCTACATGGAAGGCGGTGCCGTCCTGTTGCGCGACGACTCCCGCAAGGCTGTCCTTGCTGCCTATCAGGAGCGCAAGAAGGATGAGATCACCCATCCGTTCCTGAACGAGAAGGTCAGCCTGGGATTGGTCCCGCACATTCAGGCGCAGCTGCTTGCCCGCCATCTGCGCGGCGACCTCGACGGTTACCCGCCGTTCCTTTGGAAATGA
- the cas2 gene encoding CRISPR-associated endonuclease Cas2 yields MLMLITYDVNTQDAAGRRRLRRVAKACRDFGQRVQFSVFECEVDPAQWTALRARLLGEIDQSTDSLRFYHLGANASRRIEHAGAKPALDLDGTLVF; encoded by the coding sequence ATGCTGATGTTGATCACCTATGACGTGAACACCCAGGATGCGGCCGGCCGCCGCCGATTGCGCCGGGTTGCGAAGGCATGCCGGGATTTCGGCCAGCGGGTTCAGTTTTCTGTGTTCGAATGTGAGGTCGATCCGGCACAATGGACTGCGCTGCGTGCCCGCCTGCTCGGTGAAATCGACCAGAGCACCGACAGCCTGCGCTTCTACCATCTTGGCGCCAATGCGAGCCGCCGCATTGAACATGCCGGCGCCAAGCCCGCGCTGGACCTCGACGGGACGCTGGTGTTCTGA
- the clcA gene encoding H(+)/Cl(-) exchange transporter ClcA — translation MVVGVLAGTIGSLFHLAIDALLHWPAQLHGLVDGPLLVLLTALITMSVTVGVMALVRRAAPEAGGSGVQEVEGAMEGLREVHGERVLPVKFIGGAAAIGSGLVLGREGPTIHIGASVAAILAARFQLDATKRSGLLAAGAGAGLACAFNAPVSGVLFVIEETRQQFPYRSDTYMAVIIAAVLATVMTQWIGGTAPDLSLPAPKTPLTMLPLFVLLGCLLGGLGVVLNAGILKALAFAAAVQKKAPYLYPAAVGFVVGALLSLFPATVTGGEAVLPALVREPPGVLVLLALATVRFCTSIGSYSTGVPGGIFAPILSLAGCVGLAFAGLAGMVAPHAGIIPATFAVAAMGGLFTASVRSPMVGVVLTLELTGAFEVAMPLLATCLSANLAAQWLGGKPIYHQLLDRTLILAGIEPPAKPAKGE, via the coding sequence ATGGTGGTGGGGGTGCTTGCCGGCACGATCGGGTCCCTGTTCCACCTCGCCATCGACGCCCTGCTGCACTGGCCCGCACAGCTGCACGGGCTGGTCGATGGGCCGCTGCTGGTGCTGCTGACCGCGCTGATCACCATGTCGGTGACTGTGGGGGTGATGGCGCTGGTCCGCCGCGCCGCGCCCGAAGCCGGCGGCAGCGGCGTTCAGGAAGTGGAAGGGGCGATGGAGGGCCTGCGCGAAGTCCATGGGGAACGGGTTCTGCCGGTCAAATTTATTGGCGGGGCCGCGGCGATCGGCTCAGGGCTAGTGCTGGGGCGCGAAGGGCCGACGATTCATATCGGCGCCTCGGTCGCGGCGATACTCGCTGCCCGGTTCCAGCTGGACGCAACGAAGCGCAGCGGCTTGCTGGCAGCAGGGGCGGGGGCGGGACTGGCCTGCGCCTTCAATGCCCCCGTATCCGGCGTCTTGTTCGTGATCGAGGAAACCCGGCAGCAGTTTCCCTATCGGTCTGACACATATATGGCTGTCATCATCGCCGCTGTGTTGGCCACCGTCATGACCCAATGGATCGGCGGTACGGCTCCCGATCTTTCACTGCCGGCACCCAAGACGCCTCTGACCATGCTGCCGCTCTTTGTGCTGCTCGGGTGCCTGCTGGGGGGACTCGGCGTCGTGCTCAACGCCGGCATCCTCAAGGCGTTGGCTTTCGCGGCTGCCGTACAGAAAAAGGCGCCCTATCTTTACCCGGCAGCGGTCGGGTTCGTCGTAGGGGCGCTGTTGTCCCTGTTTCCCGCGACGGTGACAGGCGGGGAGGCCGTGCTCCCGGCGCTGGTACGCGAGCCGCCCGGCGTGCTGGTTCTGCTCGCCCTGGCGACGGTTCGGTTCTGCACCTCCATCGGGAGCTACTCGACGGGCGTGCCGGGCGGCATCTTCGCGCCGATACTGTCGTTGGCGGGGTGTGTCGGGCTGGCCTTTGCCGGCCTCGCCGGCATGGTTGCGCCCCACGCCGGGATTATCCCGGCGACCTTCGCCGTTGCGGCAATGGGCGGGTTGTTCACCGCCTCGGTGCGCTCGCCCATGGTGGGGGTGGTGCTGACGCTGGAACTGACCGGCGCCTTTGAGGTAGCCATGCCGCTGCTGGCCACCTGCCTCTCTGCCAACCTCGCCGCGCAATGGCTGGGCGGCAAGCCGATCTACCACCAATTGCTGGACCGCACGTTGATCTTGGCCGGCATTGAGCCACCGGCGAAACCCGCCAAGGGCGAATGA
- a CDS encoding transposase produces the protein MRRRTARRLFTDEFKQEALTLLASSGRSLAQVARELAVQPSVLRKWQRPLTTGVDKASEIALLKRATPLVGGLFAYIEGYCNRRRPHSAPGYITPDQAKLRVA, from the coding sequence ATGAGGAGGAGAACGGCACGGCGCCTCTTCACGGATGAGTTCAAGCAAGAAGCGTTGACGCTGTTGGCCAGCAGCGGCCGCTCCCTTGCACAGGTAGCCCGGGAATTGGCGGTGCAGCCATCAGTGCTGCGGAAATGGCAGCGCCCCCTGACCACTGGCGTCGATAAAGCATCGGAAATCGCCCTTCTGAAACGCGCGACGCCGCTCGTAGGGGGCCTGTTCGCCTACATCGAAGGGTATTGCAATCGCCGGCGACCGCACTCGGCTCCCGGCTACATCACCCCGGACCAGGCCAAGCTGCGAGTTGCTTAA
- a CDS encoding NAD(P)/FAD-dependent oxidoreductase, protein MLDCLIVGGGPAGLTAAIYLARYRRSALVVDEAKSRCAWIPTSHNLAGFTGGIRGTDLLARIRAQAETYGGRIETGSVAALERVERGFRAKLGDGRQVDAAAVLLATGVIDGQPRVSHLYEAMQRGQIRVCPICDGYEVIDKRIAVLGHGAQAVGEACFIRTYSPTVTLLTLGEPMALTMEERTELGTAGIAVIEEPVTAVEAGAGQSTRLTLESGQILDFDTLYSALGITARSGLAEQVGAEMDTDGRLIVDRHQRSSVPGLYAAGDVVSTLNQIAVAMGEAAIAATAIHNDLRNPG, encoded by the coding sequence ATGCTCGATTGTCTGATCGTCGGTGGTGGTCCCGCCGGATTGACCGCCGCCATCTATCTTGCCCGCTATCGCCGGTCGGCCCTGGTGGTGGACGAGGCGAAGAGCCGTTGTGCCTGGATTCCGACCTCCCACAACCTCGCCGGCTTCACGGGGGGCATCCGCGGCACCGATCTGCTCGCCCGCATCCGCGCCCAGGCCGAGACCTATGGCGGCCGCATAGAAACCGGTTCGGTGGCCGCGCTGGAGCGGGTGGAACGCGGCTTTCGCGCCAAGCTGGGAGACGGCAGGCAGGTGGACGCTGCCGCCGTTCTGCTGGCGACCGGCGTCATCGACGGCCAGCCGCGGGTATCTCATCTTTACGAGGCGATGCAGCGCGGTCAAATCCGGGTCTGCCCGATCTGCGACGGTTACGAGGTCATCGATAAGCGGATCGCCGTCCTCGGCCATGGCGCGCAGGCGGTCGGCGAAGCGTGCTTCATCCGCACCTACAGCCCGACCGTGACCCTGCTGACGCTGGGCGAACCGATGGCTTTGACAATGGAAGAGCGCACCGAATTGGGAACCGCCGGCATCGCGGTGATCGAGGAACCGGTGACCGCAGTCGAGGCCGGCGCGGGCCAGAGCACCCGCCTGACCTTGGAAAGCGGTCAAATCCTTGATTTCGATACGCTCTACTCGGCGTTGGGCATCACCGCGCGCTCCGGTCTGGCCGAGCAGGTCGGGGCGGAGATGGACACTGACGGACGCCTGATCGTCGACCGGCACCAGCGCAGTTCGGTTCCCGGTCTTTATGCCGCCGGCGATGTCGTCTCCACCCTCAACCAGATCGCCGTCGCCATGGGGGAGGCGGCGATCGCTGCGACCGCAATCCACAACGATCTGCGGAACCCCGGCTGA